One genomic window of Sphingobacterium oryzagri includes the following:
- a CDS encoding DEAD/DEAH box helicase has translation MTFQELNIIPPIQKAIAEMGYTRPSPIQEKAIPVVLANSDLIGCAQTGTGKTAAFAIPSLQRIAAQKPKTVGAPRVLVLTPTRELAIQIDENFALYGKYLPLKHTLVFGGVSANMQISSLKKGTDVIIATPGRLLDLARQKQINLSGIEILVLDEADTMLDMGFINDIKKILTFLPEKRQTLFFSATMPPPIRKFATSILRETVEINVNPVSSTAALIEQSVYHVEKPLKPKFLVHLLRKESIKQTLVFTRTKHGADRLTKMLKKQGFEALAIHGNKSQGARQKALSEFKKGQIQILVATDIAARGIDIDELPHVINYELPEVSETYVHRIGRTGRAGKTGIAVSLCSSEERKNLDGIQKLTGNKILVEKLSKIGFSA, from the coding sequence ATGACATTTCAAGAATTAAACATCATCCCCCCTATACAGAAAGCGATTGCTGAAATGGGCTATACACGTCCATCACCAATCCAAGAAAAAGCCATTCCCGTTGTGCTGGCTAATAGCGACCTTATTGGTTGCGCCCAAACCGGAACAGGCAAAACAGCTGCATTCGCAATTCCTTCTTTACAGCGCATTGCCGCGCAAAAACCAAAAACGGTTGGCGCGCCGCGTGTTTTGGTACTTACACCTACACGCGAACTTGCGATACAGATTGACGAAAATTTTGCGCTATACGGCAAATATTTACCGCTCAAACACACCTTGGTATTTGGCGGCGTATCGGCCAATATGCAGATCAGCAGCTTGAAGAAAGGAACAGATGTCATCATTGCCACGCCAGGACGCTTACTGGATTTGGCACGTCAAAAACAAATTAACCTTTCTGGTATTGAGATTTTGGTATTGGATGAGGCAGATACCATGCTTGACATGGGCTTTATAAACGATATCAAAAAGATTTTGACATTTTTACCGGAAAAACGCCAAACTTTGTTTTTTTCGGCGACTATGCCCCCGCCGATTCGTAAGTTTGCGACATCGATCTTGCGGGAAACTGTAGAAATTAACGTAAATCCTGTATCTTCGACAGCAGCATTGATTGAGCAATCGGTATACCATGTCGAAAAGCCACTCAAGCCCAAGTTTTTGGTGCACTTGCTGCGCAAGGAAAGCATCAAGCAGACGCTGGTGTTTACACGCACCAAGCACGGCGCGGATAGGTTGACCAAGATGTTAAAAAAACAAGGTTTCGAGGCGCTGGCTATTCATGGAAATAAATCGCAAGGTGCACGACAAAAAGCACTGAGCGAATTTAAAAAAGGGCAGATACAAATACTTGTCGCAACCGATATTGCTGCACGCGGCATTGACATCGACGAGTTACCACACGTGATCAACTATGAGCTTCCCGAAGTATCGGAAACTTATGTACACCGTATAGGCCGGACAGGACGAGCTGGAAAAACAGGTATCGCGGTGTCGCTTTGCAGTAGCGAGGAACGTAAAAACTTAGATGGCATTCAAAAATTAACGGGCAACAAGATACTTGTGGAGAAACTTAGCAAAATAGGCTTTTCCGCTTAA
- a CDS encoding PhzF family phenazine biosynthesis protein, whose amino-acid sequence MQTIPIYQVDTFTTERFKGNPAAVCPLDAWLDDDTLLAIAAENNLSETAFYVRKEDHFEIRWFTPATEVDLCGHATLASAYVMTHFEPDVTASIALFSPRSGHLNVAVKDDVYSLDFPTDSLQEVALSEALLATTDKKPLRAFRGKTDYLLIFESQADIASMKPNLQTIAQLDARGLIVSSAGEQHDFVSRFFGPAVGVDEDPVCGSAHTTLIPYWAAALEKDQLRAYQLSKRGGELQLGLHAERVSIAGAAALYLKGEIYI is encoded by the coding sequence ATGCAAACAATTCCTATTTACCAGGTCGATACTTTTACAACAGAACGCTTTAAAGGAAATCCTGCGGCTGTTTGTCCGCTAGACGCTTGGCTCGATGACGATACCTTATTAGCTATTGCAGCAGAAAACAACCTATCAGAAACGGCATTCTACGTTCGTAAGGAAGATCATTTCGAGATCCGTTGGTTTACGCCGGCCACCGAGGTGGATCTATGTGGACATGCAACGCTCGCAAGCGCGTACGTCATGACGCATTTCGAACCGGATGTTACTGCAAGCATCGCCTTGTTTTCTCCGCGGAGTGGACATTTGAATGTCGCTGTTAAGGACGATGTGTATAGCCTGGACTTCCCTACTGACAGCTTACAAGAGGTAGCTTTAAGCGAGGCACTCCTTGCGACAACAGATAAAAAACCGCTACGTGCTTTTCGCGGAAAAACAGATTACTTGTTGATCTTCGAATCACAGGCAGATATTGCATCGATGAAGCCCAACCTGCAAACTATCGCGCAGCTAGATGCGCGCGGACTCATCGTTAGTTCCGCTGGCGAGCAACACGATTTTGTATCCCGATTTTTTGGTCCTGCAGTGGGCGTTGATGAAGATCCCGTTTGCGGATCTGCCCATACTACGCTTATTCCCTACTGGGCAGCGGCACTTGAAAAAGATCAGCTACGCGCATATCAGCTTTCCAAACGCGGTGGCGAGTTACAGCTCGGATTGCACGCGGAGCGGGTTAGTATTGCTGGTGCTGCCGCTTTGTATCTGAAAGGTGAAATTTATATTTAA
- a CDS encoding DUF7218 family protein yields the protein MAKDHGNQIKDDAKYEALRKDGMSQEKAARIANSPGASTRGGKASKLEERTKKELVEQAKKIGITGRHNMKKSQLVEAIRNH from the coding sequence ATGGCAAAAGACCACGGCAACCAGATAAAAGATGATGCGAAATACGAGGCGCTTCGTAAAGACGGTATGAGTCAGGAAAAAGCGGCGCGTATAGCAAACAGTCCCGGCGCAAGTACGCGGGGCGGCAAGGCATCAAAATTGGAAGAGCGAACAAAAAAAGAATTGGTAGAACAAGCGAAGAAAATTGGCATTACCGGGCGACACAACATGAAAAAATCGCAACTTGTCGAGGCGATACGAAATCACTAA
- a CDS encoding cold-shock protein produces the protein MQEGTIKFFNTTKGFGFITPANGGQDVFVHVSGLIDEVRENDAVTYEIENGKKGVNAVKVRLV, from the coding sequence ATGCAAGAAGGAACAATTAAATTTTTCAACACAACCAAAGGTTTCGGTTTTATTACTCCAGCTAACGGTGGTCAAGATGTTTTCGTACACGTATCAGGTTTGATCGACGAAGTAAGAGAAAACGATGCCGTTACTTACGAAATTGAAAACGGTAAAAAAGGCGTTAACGCTGTTAAAGTTCGCTTAGTATAA
- a CDS encoding DNA topoisomerase IB, which yields MSETQQMEILALKEAGLRYISGTEDGYCRILKGKKFVYLDKKSQPISDERILERIKALVLPPAWTAVWICRHPNGHLQATGVDARGRKQYRYHPDWTSLRSEKKFVNLYTFGKRLPLLKKQLVRDLRKRSLLRDKVCALAIAVMDKTSFRAGNRSYEKANGSYGLTTLKNRHIKKISTNKLFFKFVGKKGVLQQSYLKEKSLVKLLLKVKEIPGQRIFQYYDEAGEIRALESGDINNYLKDAMKMDASCKNFRTWNGCLLALANMLTLPIPENKTMRKKNMLALIDNVAQTLGNTRTVTRSHYIHPRILLHYENGKLDSWIKKMQSKQEEVLDAAIKKKLFSLLKNAATD from the coding sequence ATGAGCGAAACGCAACAGATGGAAATCTTAGCCTTAAAAGAGGCGGGATTACGGTATATAAGTGGTACGGAAGATGGCTACTGCCGCATACTGAAGGGCAAGAAATTTGTTTATTTGGATAAAAAAAGCCAACCGATTTCAGACGAGCGTATTCTGGAACGTATTAAAGCACTCGTTTTACCGCCAGCCTGGACGGCAGTATGGATTTGCAGACACCCGAACGGACATTTGCAGGCGACGGGCGTTGACGCTCGTGGACGTAAGCAATATCGGTATCATCCAGACTGGACGTCGTTACGAAGTGAAAAAAAATTCGTCAACCTCTATACGTTCGGTAAACGACTGCCTTTACTAAAAAAACAGCTGGTTCGTGATCTGCGAAAGCGGTCGTTGCTTCGGGATAAAGTTTGTGCTTTAGCGATAGCGGTGATGGACAAAACCTCTTTCAGAGCCGGAAACCGAAGTTACGAAAAAGCAAATGGCTCATACGGATTGACGACGTTGAAGAATAGACACATCAAGAAAATTTCTACCAATAAGCTCTTCTTTAAATTTGTTGGTAAAAAAGGTGTACTGCAACAGAGCTACCTCAAGGAAAAGAGCTTGGTAAAGTTGCTTCTAAAAGTAAAAGAGATACCCGGGCAGCGCATTTTTCAATATTACGACGAAGCAGGAGAAATCAGGGCTTTGGAATCTGGCGATATTAACAACTATCTCAAAGACGCAATGAAAATGGATGCCAGCTGCAAGAATTTCCGGACATGGAATGGCTGTTTACTGGCGCTGGCCAACATGCTTACCTTACCGATTCCGGAGAATAAAACTATGCGAAAGAAAAATATGCTAGCCTTGATTGATAACGTCGCGCAAACCCTAGGTAACACGCGTACCGTTACCCGATCGCATTACATTCACCCACGCATACTGCTGCACTACGAAAATGGCAAACTCGATAGCTGGATTAAAAAGATGCAATCTAAGCAAGAAGAAGTGCTGGATGCCGCAATTAAGAAAAAATTATTTTCTTTACTAAAAAACGCAGCTACCGATTAA
- a CDS encoding glycoside hydrolase family 15 protein encodes MNNEKKHVYNTGIIGNCAFIAHVEKTTNISWLCWPSFQDSFVFGGLLDKGLGGEFSILPSTTILNSEQHYIENTNILTTTIKAEDGSYRVTDFAPRFEQYERYYKPLMLIRKIEPISRRPKIRVTCEPVFNYGEQALDKSRGSNHIQFERADVKMRLATNMPISHFFEDIPFVLSKPIYLVLTYGSPFEAPIERTAEDFLKRTKQYWQRWVKNASIPPFYQREVIRSSLVLKLHQYEDTGAIIAASTTSLPEFPGSGRNWDYRYCWLRDSYYVLQALSHIGHFEEMEKYASYIANITQTDTGRLQPLYGIMGEHKLEEQTLDYLTGYLGNRPIRIGNQASEHIQNDVYGQALIALLPLFTDHRFRHQNHAFTEEWTNFILDKIEATIDEKDAGIWEFRNFENRHCYSNLFQWAGATAALKIAKQYGFKDMATRATQLREKAIQHIEHCYDEEKQVYTNAVESENLDASTLQLIMMNYLDPSSDRAKRHLEQLEKELKGEHGLFYRYLHRDDFGKPKATFLVCAFWYVEALACVGRLDEAQEVFKQLLSFGNHLMLFSEDVNEDDGSQWGNFPQAYSHVGLVNAAYRISMKLDSPVFFESLYEQ; translated from the coding sequence ATGAATAACGAAAAAAAGCATGTCTACAATACGGGAATAATTGGTAACTGTGCCTTTATTGCCCATGTTGAAAAAACGACAAACATCAGTTGGCTTTGTTGGCCTTCTTTTCAAGACTCCTTCGTGTTTGGCGGTTTGCTGGACAAAGGCTTGGGAGGCGAATTTTCCATTTTGCCCAGTACGACTATTCTGAACAGCGAACAACATTATATTGAAAATACGAATATTCTGACGACTACCATCAAAGCGGAAGATGGCAGCTACCGCGTCACAGATTTTGCGCCGCGCTTCGAACAATATGAGCGCTACTATAAACCTTTAATGTTGATTCGCAAGATCGAGCCGATTAGTCGTCGCCCTAAAATACGCGTTACCTGCGAGCCCGTATTTAATTATGGTGAACAAGCTTTGGATAAATCGCGTGGTAGCAATCACATTCAGTTTGAACGAGCAGATGTCAAAATGCGCCTGGCCACTAATATGCCGATCAGCCATTTTTTTGAAGATATCCCCTTCGTTTTGAGTAAACCAATTTATTTGGTTCTGACTTATGGAAGTCCGTTTGAAGCACCGATAGAGCGCACGGCGGAAGATTTCTTGAAACGCACGAAGCAGTATTGGCAGCGATGGGTCAAAAACGCTTCCATCCCGCCATTTTATCAGCGGGAAGTAATTCGCTCGTCGCTGGTGCTCAAACTACACCAGTATGAAGATACGGGTGCTATCATCGCAGCAAGTACAACGAGCTTACCTGAATTTCCAGGATCTGGGCGTAACTGGGATTATCGTTACTGTTGGTTGCGCGACAGCTATTATGTGTTGCAAGCGCTAAGCCATATCGGTCATTTTGAGGAAATGGAGAAATATGCCTCGTATATTGCCAATATCACACAAACCGATACGGGCCGACTACAGCCGCTGTATGGCATTATGGGCGAGCATAAACTCGAAGAACAAACGCTGGACTATCTGACCGGTTACTTAGGAAATCGACCTATTCGTATCGGAAACCAAGCATCAGAGCATATTCAAAATGATGTTTATGGCCAAGCGTTAATCGCACTCCTTCCCCTATTTACCGACCATCGTTTCCGCCACCAAAATCATGCGTTCACGGAAGAATGGACCAATTTTATCTTAGATAAAATCGAGGCAACGATCGATGAAAAAGATGCGGGCATCTGGGAGTTCCGAAATTTCGAAAATCGACACTGCTACTCCAATTTATTTCAATGGGCTGGCGCTACTGCCGCCTTAAAAATAGCTAAGCAGTATGGCTTTAAAGATATGGCTACGCGTGCTACACAACTACGCGAAAAAGCTATACAACATATCGAGCATTGTTATGATGAAGAGAAACAGGTGTATACAAATGCTGTAGAAAGTGAAAACCTCGATGCTTCTACCCTACAGCTCATTATGATGAATTACCTCGATCCGTCGAGCGATCGGGCAAAGCGACACCTGGAGCAACTGGAAAAGGAATTGAAAGGTGAACACGGATTATTTTACCGTTACTTGCATCGAGACGATTTTGGCAAACCTAAAGCAACATTTCTGGTATGCGCTTTTTGGTATGTTGAGGCGTTAGCCTGTGTGGGTCGATTAGATGAAGCGCAGGAAGTATTTAAGCAGTTGCTTTCGTTTGGTAACCACTTGATGCTGTTTAGCGAAGATGTGAATGAAGATGATGGCAGTCAGTGGGGAAACTTTCCGCAAGCATACAGCCATGTAGGGCTCGTGAATGCCGCCTATAGAATTTCCATGAAATTGGATAGTCCGGTATTTTTTGAGAGCTTATACGAGCAATAG
- a CDS encoding GH92 family glycosyl hydrolase — protein MRLLTKYGVTLLFLCGAVFAQKRPVDYVNPFIGTSNYGTTNPGAQVPQGLMNVSPFNVMGSTLNEFDKDARWWSTPYEFKNAYFTGFSHVNLSGVGCPDMGSLLLMATSGTLEVDYRKYGSTYSAEKATPGYYSNVLDKYKIKAEATATQRVGTTRFTFPKGTNHILLNLGEGLTNETGASVRQVSETEIEGSKLLGSFCYVNNQAVYPIYFVLRINKKPSKTGYWKFQRPGAAWENDWNKDAGKYKLFTDYKDILAGDDIGAFFSFETAEEETVEVQLAVSFVSIANARENLKTEQPKGDFDAIKTAAEAKWNDDLSKIEVEGGTADQKTVFYTALYHALIHPNIFQDVNGEYPAMETRETLKTTGNRYTVFSLWDTYRNVQPLMSLLFPDRQTAMIRSMIGMYKEHGWMPKWELYSRESYTMDGDPAIPVIVDAWMKGIRDYDIDAAYAAFYKSATVTDSSNRIRPDNADYVKYNYVPLRDSFDNSVSHAIEYYVADWNLAQLAKSLGKTDDAKMFAARANGYQHYYSKEYGTFRPILPNGDFLSPFDPLMGANFEPNHGFHEGNAWNYSFAIPYDIDGLVKLMGGKKNFVQRLQSTFDKGYFDVTNEPDMLYPHIFSEIAGEEWRTQKLVKTILQEHFTNSPGGIPGNDDTGTMSTWALMNMMGIYPLCPGRPDYTVVTPVFDKVTIHLNPDFYQGTSQIVIRKEGQGDYIKAIKVDGKKNSGYKLAHDKLVNAKEIVITTGNR, from the coding sequence ATGCGATTACTAACAAAATACGGTGTAACACTGCTGTTTTTATGTGGGGCTGTCTTCGCACAAAAGCGGCCGGTTGATTATGTGAATCCTTTTATCGGGACGTCCAATTACGGAACGACCAATCCCGGTGCGCAGGTGCCACAAGGATTGATGAATGTATCTCCTTTCAACGTTATGGGATCTACGCTAAATGAGTTTGATAAAGACGCGCGCTGGTGGTCGACCCCGTATGAGTTTAAAAACGCTTATTTTACAGGTTTCTCACATGTAAACCTCAGCGGTGTTGGTTGTCCGGATATGGGAAGTTTGCTGTTGATGGCCACATCAGGCACGTTGGAAGTAGATTATCGAAAATATGGAAGTACATACAGCGCAGAAAAGGCGACGCCAGGCTATTACAGCAATGTGCTTGATAAATACAAAATCAAGGCAGAAGCCACAGCAACACAACGCGTGGGTACTACACGCTTTACGTTTCCGAAAGGAACAAACCATATCTTACTTAACTTGGGCGAAGGCTTGACCAACGAAACGGGCGCATCGGTGCGGCAAGTAAGCGAAACGGAAATTGAAGGTTCCAAGTTATTGGGCTCGTTCTGTTATGTAAACAATCAAGCCGTTTACCCGATCTACTTTGTGTTACGGATCAATAAAAAGCCTAGCAAAACCGGCTATTGGAAATTCCAACGTCCAGGAGCAGCCTGGGAAAATGACTGGAACAAAGATGCGGGAAAGTATAAGCTCTTCACCGATTATAAAGATATACTTGCTGGAGACGATATTGGTGCTTTTTTCTCGTTTGAAACAGCCGAAGAGGAGACCGTTGAAGTGCAACTAGCTGTTTCTTTCGTCAGCATCGCAAATGCACGCGAGAATCTAAAGACCGAGCAACCTAAGGGCGACTTTGACGCGATCAAGACTGCGGCTGAAGCGAAATGGAATGACGATCTCTCGAAAATTGAGGTTGAGGGCGGAACAGCCGATCAAAAAACGGTGTTTTACACGGCGCTATACCATGCACTAATCCATCCGAATATTTTTCAGGATGTGAACGGCGAATATCCGGCTATGGAAACTCGCGAAACGTTAAAAACAACCGGCAACAGGTATACCGTTTTTTCATTGTGGGATACTTACAGAAATGTGCAACCGTTGATGAGTTTACTCTTCCCTGATCGGCAAACGGCGATGATACGCTCGATGATAGGTATGTACAAAGAGCACGGCTGGATGCCTAAATGGGAGCTGTATAGCCGTGAATCATACACGATGGATGGCGACCCGGCGATTCCCGTGATCGTGGATGCCTGGATGAAAGGAATACGCGATTATGATATCGACGCGGCCTACGCTGCGTTTTATAAATCGGCAACGGTAACCGATAGCAGTAATCGTATCCGTCCAGACAATGCCGATTACGTAAAATATAATTATGTGCCTTTGCGGGATTCGTTTGACAACTCCGTATCGCATGCGATTGAGTATTACGTAGCCGACTGGAATTTGGCACAGCTAGCTAAATCTTTGGGTAAAACGGACGACGCGAAAATGTTTGCAGCGCGTGCTAATGGTTATCAACATTATTATTCTAAAGAATATGGTACATTCAGACCGATACTACCCAATGGCGATTTTCTTTCACCGTTCGATCCGTTGATGGGCGCTAATTTTGAGCCAAATCATGGTTTTCACGAAGGTAACGCCTGGAATTATAGCTTTGCTATTCCGTATGATATCGACGGACTGGTGAAACTCATGGGCGGTAAGAAAAATTTTGTGCAACGTCTGCAATCAACTTTTGATAAGGGCTATTTCGATGTAACAAATGAACCTGACATGCTATACCCACATATTTTTTCAGAAATCGCTGGTGAAGAGTGGCGCACGCAGAAACTGGTAAAAACTATTTTGCAAGAACACTTTACCAATTCACCAGGCGGCATCCCGGGGAATGATGATACTGGCACAATGTCTACCTGGGCTTTGATGAATATGATGGGCATTTATCCGCTATGTCCCGGTCGGCCGGATTATACGGTGGTAACACCGGTATTTGATAAGGTGACGATACATTTAAATCCTGATTTTTATCAGGGAACGTCACAAATCGTAATTCGCAAAGAAGGACAGGGCGATTATATAAAGGCGATCAAGGTAGATGGAAAGAAAAATAGCGGTTACAAGTTGGCACACGATAAGCTGGTAAATGCAAAGGAAATCGTGATAACAACGGGCAACAGATAA
- a CDS encoding acyl-CoA dehydrogenase family protein, with protein sequence MKENYQEFLSRFEKRLHTLFHSESNINELSVNRGLPPEIWNGIMEHKPLSVAIPEEYGGRGTQVKECLGILAAASYESLPLSLTFGINIALFLEPFAKYGDDSIKPYIFDRFLTGQAMGGLMITEPDFGSDALNMRTYYTQEQDTYRLNGTKHWQGLTGMAEFWLVAARKRLADGELARDIDFFVTDNSKDDQRIHVEHYFNNLGLYMIPYGLNTIDITVPAQQKLLQHSTGIKMMLDILHRSRLQFPGMGMGFIKRMLDEALEHCKNRKVGNQKLLDLDAVQYQLSRIQSSFSLCSGMCARSTAISGIDQDLATKGLEANSMKALVTDLMQEAAQICVQLSGSSGYKIDHVAGRGIVDSRPFQIFEGSNEMLYTQIAEIVVKQMKKEKQPNFGLLIQSLEQTTLIGDRFTKLLDFTLPESMAQRQLIVLGKVIARLITLQYVFNMTTKGFRNDLFENSFKHMQMDIRKLLSDFSNINSASPIVEYHENANWMDFI encoded by the coding sequence ATGAAAGAAAATTATCAAGAGTTTTTAAGTCGCTTTGAGAAAAGGTTACATACTCTTTTTCACAGCGAGTCAAATATTAATGAATTAAGTGTCAACCGTGGGTTGCCGCCGGAAATATGGAACGGCATAATGGAACATAAGCCACTTTCTGTGGCTATTCCAGAAGAATACGGAGGTCGTGGTACACAAGTTAAGGAATGTTTAGGTATTCTGGCCGCGGCGTCTTATGAATCGTTACCATTATCTTTAACCTTCGGAATAAACATCGCGCTCTTTTTGGAGCCCTTTGCCAAATATGGCGATGATAGCATCAAACCGTATATTTTTGATCGTTTTCTAACAGGCCAGGCTATGGGCGGATTGATGATTACGGAGCCCGACTTTGGAAGTGATGCACTTAACATGCGTACCTATTATACACAAGAACAAGACACATACCGGTTAAATGGTACCAAACATTGGCAAGGTTTGACAGGTATGGCGGAGTTTTGGCTTGTGGCAGCGCGAAAACGCCTGGCCGATGGCGAACTGGCTCGCGATATCGATTTCTTCGTTACTGATAATAGTAAAGATGATCAACGCATACATGTAGAGCATTACTTTAACAATTTGGGCTTATACATGATTCCGTATGGTCTTAATACCATCGATATTACCGTGCCTGCCCAGCAAAAATTGCTACAGCACAGCACCGGTATAAAAATGATGCTGGATATTTTGCACCGCAGTCGTTTACAATTTCCAGGTATGGGCATGGGCTTTATCAAGCGGATGTTGGATGAAGCATTGGAACACTGTAAAAACAGAAAAGTAGGTAACCAAAAACTGTTGGATTTGGATGCTGTGCAATATCAACTTTCGCGTATACAATCGTCGTTTTCGTTGTGTTCTGGTATGTGCGCGCGCAGCACAGCGATCTCCGGGATAGATCAAGATTTGGCAACAAAAGGATTGGAAGCTAACTCGATGAAGGCACTGGTGACCGATTTAATGCAGGAAGCTGCGCAGATCTGTGTACAATTGTCTGGTTCAAGTGGTTACAAGATCGATCACGTAGCTGGTCGCGGCATTGTGGATAGTCGCCCGTTCCAGATCTTCGAAGGCTCAAACGAGATGTTATACACGCAGATTGCGGAAATCGTAGTCAAGCAAATGAAAAAAGAAAAACAACCTAATTTTGGCCTGCTTATTCAATCACTCGAGCAAACGACGCTGATCGGCGATCGATTTACCAAACTGTTGGATTTCACTTTGCCGGAAAGCATGGCGCAAAGGCAGCTTATTGTACTAGGAAAGGTTATTGCCCGCTTGATCACGCTGCAGTATGTTTTTAATATGACGACAAAAGGTTTCCGTAACGATCTCTTTGAAAATAGTTTTAAACATATGCAGATGGATATCCGCAAATTGCTATCCGACTTTTCGAATATCAATAGTGCTTCGCCCATTGTAGAGTATCACGAAAATGCGAATTGGATGGATTTTATCTAA